From Cervus canadensis isolate Bull #8, Minnesota chromosome 28, ASM1932006v1, whole genome shotgun sequence, one genomic window encodes:
- the LOC122429902 gene encoding HLA class II histocompatibility antigen, DM beta chain, with translation MTVLLPLLLGLSLGCTGAGGFVAHVESTCLLDDDGNPKDFSYCISFNKDLLTCWDPLQASMVPREFGVLNSLAKYLSQFLNSNDALIQRLSNGLQNCAAHTQPFWSSLTHRTRPPTVQVAKTTPFNTRESVMLACYVWGFYPADVIITWRRNEQEVLPHGRAHKIVQPNGDWTYQTVSHLATTPSLGDTYTCVVEHMGAPELILQDWTPGLSPVQTVKVSLSLVTLVLGLIVFVFGLRGWWRATSSGYIFLPGSNYPEGQHN, from the exons ATGACTGTCCTCCTGCCGCTGCTGCTGGGCCTCAGCCTGGGCTGCACCGGAGCAG GTGGCTTTGTGGCACACGTGGAAAGCACCTGTCTGTTGGATGATGATGGGAATCCAAAAGACTTCTCATATTGCATCTCCTTCAACAAGGATTTGCTGACCTGCTGGGATCCCCTGCAGGCCAGTATGGTTCCTCGTGAATTTGGGGTGCTGAACAGCTTGGCCAAGTACCTCTCACAGTTCCTCAACAGTAACGATGCCCTGATCCAGCGCTTGTCCAATGGTCTGCAGAACTGTGCTGCGCACACCCAGCCCTTCTGGAGCTCTCTGACCCACAGGACAC GACCGCCGACCGTGCAGGTAGCCAAAACCACTCCTTTTAACACGAGGGAGTCTGTGATGCTGGCCTGCTACGTGTGGGGCTTCTACCCAGCGGATGTGATCATCACATGGAGGAGGAATGAGCAGGAGGTCCTCCCTCACGGCAGGGCCCACAAGATCGTCCAGCCCAATGGAGACTGGACGTACCAGACCGTCTCCCATTTGGCCACAACCCCCTCTCTTGGGGACACCTACACGTGCGTGGTCGAGCACATGGGGGCTCCTGAACTCATCCTTCAGGACTGGA CTCCTGGGCTGTCGCCTGTGCAGACGGTGAAGGTTTCCTTGTCGCTGGTAACGCTCGTCCTGGGCCTCATCGTCTTCGTTTTTGGTCTGCGCGGTTGGTGGAGAGCCACCTCCTCCG